Proteins found in one Streptococcus mitis genomic segment:
- the metF gene encoding methylenetetrahydrofolate reductase [NAD(P)H] — protein MSRQTPSLSFEVFPPNPAVGNDNIISALQDMQELAPHFISVTASNNKFNIKETTVRLADFIQNDLAIPTIAHLPAIYLTKDKVAETIADLDKVGVQKILALRGDIIPDVEPQKDFRYATDLIEFIKEQAPHFDIVGACYPEGHPDSPNQISDIQNLKKKVDAGCSSLVTQLFFDNERFYDFQDKCILAGIDVPIHAGIMPILNRNQALRLLKTCENIHLPRKFKAILDKYEHDPESLRAAGLAYAVDQIVDLVTQDVAGVHLYTMNNAETAKYIHQATHALFNHQSLG, from the coding sequence ATGTCACGCCAAACACCGTCACTCTCATTTGAAGTGTTCCCTCCCAACCCAGCTGTGGGTAATGATAACATTATTTCTGCTCTTCAAGATATGCAGGAGTTGGCTCCCCACTTTATTAGTGTGACTGCCAGCAATAATAAATTTAATATCAAGGAAACGACGGTTCGTTTGGCTGACTTTATCCAAAATGACTTGGCGATTCCGACTATTGCTCACTTACCAGCCATCTATTTGACTAAGGACAAGGTTGCTGAAACCATTGCTGACTTGGACAAGGTTGGGGTTCAGAAAATCTTGGCTCTTCGTGGGGATATTATCCCAGACGTGGAACCTCAAAAGGATTTCCGCTACGCAACGGACTTGATTGAGTTCATCAAGGAACAAGCCCCTCACTTTGATATTGTTGGTGCTTGCTATCCAGAAGGGCATCCAGATTCGCCAAATCAGATTTCAGATATTCAAAATCTTAAGAAGAAAGTAGATGCAGGCTGTTCGAGCCTTGTAACCCAGCTTTTCTTTGACAATGAGCGCTTCTATGATTTCCAAGACAAGTGCATCTTGGCTGGGATTGATGTACCCATTCATGCAGGGATTATGCCAATCCTGAATCGAAATCAGGCTCTCCGTCTCTTGAAGACTTGTGAGAATATCCATCTTCCACGCAAATTTAAAGCTATTTTAGACAAGTATGAGCATGACCCTGAGTCGCTCAGAGCAGCAGGACTTGCCTATGCAGTGGACCAAATCGTGGACTTGGTAACTCAGGATGTGGCTGGTGTTCATCTCTATACCATGAACAATGCGGAAACAGCAAAATACATCCACCAAGCAACTCATGCCTTGTTTAATCATCAGTCTCTAGGATAA
- the metE gene encoding 5-methyltetrahydropteroyltriglutamate--homocysteine S-methyltransferase, producing MSTTIIGFPRLGEFRELKFTTEKYFRKEISEEELLAAAKDLRAKHWNIVKEKGITEIPSNDFSHYDNFLDAAFLFNVVPASVQNLDLSDLERYFALGRGYQGEKGDVRALPMKKWFNTNYHYIVPKFEKDTQVKLAGHKIFDEFQEAKELGLNTRPVLVGPFTFLQLSDFEEGVKAEDFVDSLVAAYQEVFAKLAELGATRIQLDEAALVKDLTAEEKALFLNLYNKLLADKKGLEVLLQTYFGDVRDVYADLVNLPVDAIGLDFVEGKKTLELVKGGFPADKTLYAGIVNGKNIWRNNYEKSLAVLEQIPAENIVLTSSCSLLHVPFTTANEEFEPAILNHFAFTVEKLDEIRDLDAIRNGQGEEALAANKELFATERVGVNAELRARIAGLTDADYTRLPAFAEREAIQEEAFKLPALPTTTIGSFPQTKEVRAKRLAYRKGELSQEEYDAFLAETIDEWIKWQEDIDFDVLVHGEFERNDMVEYFGQNLSGYLFSKNGWVQSYGMRGVKPPIIWGDVTRLNPITVKWSSYAQSRTNKPVKGMLTGPVTILNWSFPREDISIKDSTLQIALAIKDEVLDLEAAGVKIIQIDEAALREKLPLRRSDWYEDYLDWAIPAFRLVHSTVAPDTQIHTHMCYSEFTDIIPAIDNLDADVISFEASRSNLEILDELKAKNFQTEVGPGVYDIHSPRVPNEGEIDNTIEAILAKVPSKKVWINPDCGLKTRGIPETKESLIRLVEAAKAAREKL from the coding sequence ATGTCAACTACAATCATCGGTTTCCCTCGTTTGGGCGAATTCCGCGAATTAAAATTTACAACTGAAAAATACTTTAGAAAAGAAATCTCAGAAGAAGAACTCTTGGCAGCAGCAAAAGATTTGCGTGCTAAACACTGGAACATTGTCAAAGAAAAAGGCATCACTGAAATTCCATCAAATGACTTTTCTCACTATGACAATTTCCTAGATGCAGCTTTCCTTTTCAACGTGGTACCTGCATCCGTTCAAAACTTGGACTTGTCTGATCTTGAGCGCTACTTCGCTTTGGGTCGTGGTTACCAAGGAGAAAAAGGAGACGTTCGCGCCCTTCCAATGAAGAAATGGTTCAACACCAACTACCACTACATCGTTCCTAAATTTGAAAAAGATACTCAAGTCAAACTTGCAGGTCACAAGATCTTCGATGAGTTCCAAGAAGCAAAAGAACTTGGATTGAACACTCGCCCAGTTCTTGTAGGTCCATTCACTTTCCTTCAATTGTCAGACTTTGAAGAAGGTGTGAAAGCAGAAGACTTCGTAGACAGCTTAGTGGCTGCTTACCAAGAAGTTTTTGCTAAATTGGCAGAACTTGGTGCAACTCGCATCCAATTGGATGAAGCTGCTCTTGTAAAAGACTTGACAGCTGAAGAAAAAGCTCTCTTCTTGAACCTCTACAACAAACTTTTGGCTGATAAGAAAGGTCTTGAAGTCTTGCTTCAAACTTACTTCGGTGACGTTCGTGACGTTTACGCTGACCTTGTGAACTTGCCAGTAGATGCCATTGGTCTTGACTTCGTTGAAGGTAAGAAAACTCTTGAACTCGTTAAAGGTGGCTTCCCAGCTGACAAGACTCTTTATGCAGGTATTGTCAATGGTAAAAACATCTGGCGCAACAACTACGAAAAGAGCTTGGCTGTTCTTGAACAAATCCCAGCTGAAAACATTGTCTTGACAAGCTCATGCTCACTTCTTCATGTGCCATTTACAACTGCTAATGAAGAATTTGAACCAGCTATCTTGAACCACTTTGCCTTTACAGTTGAAAAATTGGATGAAATCCGTGACTTGGATGCTATCCGCAATGGTCAAGGTGAAGAAGCGCTTGCAGCCAACAAAGAACTCTTTGCGACTGAGCGTGTTGGTGTTAATGCGGAACTTCGTGCGCGTATCGCTGGTTTGACTGATGCAGACTACACTCGTTTGCCAGCATTTGCTGAACGTGAAGCTATCCAAGAAGAAGCTTTCAAACTTCCAGCTCTTCCAACAACAACTATCGGTTCATTCCCTCAAACTAAAGAAGTTCGTGCGAAACGTTTGGCTTACCGTAAAGGTGAATTGTCTCAAGAAGAGTACGACGCTTTCCTTGCTGAAACGATCGATGAATGGATCAAATGGCAAGAAGATATCGACTTTGATGTCCTTGTTCACGGTGAATTCGAGCGTAATGACATGGTTGAGTACTTCGGTCAAAACTTGTCAGGTTACCTCTTCTCTAAAAATGGTTGGGTACAATCATACGGTATGCGTGGGGTGAAACCACCAATCATCTGGGGTGATGTCACTCGTCTTAACCCTATCACTGTTAAATGGTCTAGCTATGCACAAAGCCGTACAAACAAACCTGTTAAAGGTATGTTGACTGGACCTGTTACAATTCTTAACTGGTCATTCCCTCGTGAAGACATCTCTATCAAGGATTCAACTCTTCAAATCGCTCTTGCTATCAAGGATGAAGTACTTGACCTTGAAGCTGCTGGTGTGAAAATCATCCAAATCGACGAGGCTGCTCTTCGTGAAAAATTGCCACTCCGTCGTAGCGACTGGTATGAAGACTACCTTGACTGGGCAATTCCTGCCTTCCGCTTGGTACACTCAACAGTAGCGCCAGACACACAAATCCACACTCACATGTGTTACTCAGAATTTACAGATATCATCCCAGCTATTGACAACTTGGATGCGGACGTTATCTCATTTGAGGCTAGCCGTTCAAACCTTGAAATCTTGGACGAACTCAAAGCGAAAAACTTCCAAACAGAAGTGGGACCTGGGGTTTACGATATCCACTCACCTCGTGTGCCAAATGAAGGCGAAATCGACAATACAATCGAAGCTATCCTTGCTAAAGTGCCAAGTAAGAAAGTTTGGATCAACCCTGACTGTGGTTTGAAAACACGTGGTATTCCAGAAACAAAAGAAAGCTTGATCCGCCTTGTTGAAGCAGCTAAAGCTGCGCGTGAGAAATTGTAA
- a CDS encoding TIGR02328 family protein: protein MRLWHEALISQLPRPQLLGQHRECCALRGNGWGRKHATVDYVFTHSPYRLYAYHDLIMEEMANRGYNVSQEWLDKNYRGKTCPLYEDLAEEKLTSPIYSEHDDAYYEECLANLREKGIELE, encoded by the coding sequence ATGAGACTTTGGCATGAGGCTTTGATTTCACAACTTCCCCGTCCTCAACTCTTGGGGCAGCATCGAGAGTGTTGCGCCCTGCGTGGTAATGGTTGGGGCAGAAAGCATGCGACGGTGGACTATGTTTTTACCCACTCGCCCTATCGTCTCTATGCCTATCATGACTTGATCATGGAGGAGATGGCTAACCGTGGCTACAATGTCAGTCAAGAGTGGCTGGACAAGAACTACCGAGGTAAGACCTGTCCTCTCTATGAAGATTTAGCAGAGGAGAAGTTGACTAGTCCTATCTATAGCGAACATGACGATGCATACTATGAGGAATGTCTGGCTAATCTCCGAGAGAAGGGAATAGAGCTGGAATAA
- a CDS encoding YbgA family protein: MEQTNQKSQCQQLWARNKYLVLSHSSNIYNEIRQYLKNEEVEVSHVQEMIDRVCQIPEHRGQVCNAFQHIWGYFKKKATDAERKDYMLLLDRYRFGQASKEDLITKTRDLLDRYPNTYLQHSTLLKGDSHETLA; the protein is encoded by the coding sequence ATGGAACAAACTAATCAAAAATCCCAGTGCCAGCAACTCTGGGCTAGAAACAAATACCTCGTTTTGAGCCATTCCAGCAATATTTACAATGAGATTCGCCAATACTTGAAGAATGAAGAGGTGGAGGTGAGTCATGTTCAAGAAATGATTGACCGTGTCTGTCAGATTCCAGAACACAGGGGTCAGGTTTGCAATGCCTTTCAGCATATTTGGGGCTATTTTAAAAAGAAAGCGACAGATGCTGAGCGCAAGGACTATATGCTCTTGCTGGATCGCTACCGCTTTGGTCAGGCTTCTAAGGAAGACTTGATCACTAAGACTCGAGACTTGCTTGATCGCTATCCAAATACCTATTTGCAACATTCGACTTTACTGAAAGGAGACTCCCATGAGACTTTGGCATGA
- a CDS encoding HigA family addiction module antitoxin, whose protein sequence is MSNKIVEYKDLIAFHPGQYVSELIEDYNVTQKEFAERLGVSAKTVSKLVNAEESISKETAHKLAKLSGVSMQTWLNLQNAYDVKVAEIVEQRELEEGGEKDICEMIDFKYFKEEGYVPDKRYTLKEKIIELRKILGVASLENLTSFNHLVSYRNTREFTTKSIVNSNIMLELASKKARDKTTTKLNRRKLERSLPALRKLTRQDPEVFPQRLYDILLDCGVVLVGLPALPNANLNGATKKFSNGSALLLLTDRNKATDIFWFSLFHEIGHILENDFSSDEGNSESYLRSEEQADQFAKDFLIRPEDYQAFVEKGNFDKTDILRFSEEIDIHPSVVLGRLQNEGILGFDRFRELKENYYFVS, encoded by the coding sequence ATGAGTAATAAAATTGTTGAATACAAAGACCTGATTGCTTTTCATCCAGGTCAGTATGTCAGTGAGTTAATCGAAGATTATAATGTAACGCAGAAGGAATTTGCGGAGCGTTTGGGAGTTTCGGCAAAGACTGTCAGCAAGCTCGTCAATGCTGAGGAGTCCATCAGTAAAGAAACGGCTCATAAGTTAGCCAAGCTAAGCGGAGTTTCCATGCAAACCTGGCTCAATCTTCAAAATGCTTACGATGTAAAAGTGGCAGAGATTGTAGAACAAAGAGAGCTAGAAGAAGGTGGCGAAAAAGACATCTGTGAGATGATTGATTTCAAGTATTTTAAGGAAGAAGGCTACGTTCCAGACAAACGCTATACTTTGAAGGAAAAGATTATCGAGCTTCGCAAGATTCTTGGTGTGGCAAGTTTAGAAAACCTTACATCTTTTAACCATCTAGTTAGCTATCGGAATACGCGTGAGTTTACAACTAAAAGTATAGTAAACTCTAATATCATGCTGGAGTTGGCATCTAAAAAAGCGCGTGATAAAACGACAACTAAGTTAAATCGCAGAAAGCTAGAGAGAAGTCTGCCTGCGTTGAGAAAGTTGACCAGACAAGATCCAGAAGTTTTTCCTCAACGATTGTATGATATCTTGCTAGATTGTGGTGTGGTCCTAGTAGGTCTACCTGCTTTGCCAAATGCCAATCTAAATGGAGCGACTAAAAAATTTAGCAATGGTAGTGCCTTGCTTTTACTTACGGATCGAAACAAAGCGACAGATATTTTTTGGTTCTCACTCTTCCATGAGATTGGGCACATTCTGGAAAATGATTTTTCATCTGATGAAGGAAACAGTGAGTCCTATCTTCGTTCTGAGGAACAGGCAGACCAGTTTGCAAAAGATTTCTTGATTAGACCAGAAGATTATCAAGCTTTTGTAGAAAAAGGAAACTTTGATAAGACAGATATCCTTCGATTTTCTGAGGAGATAGATATTCATCCTAGTGTCGTTTTGGGCAGATTACAAAATGAGGGTATTCTAGGTTTTGACCGTTTCCGAGAACTAAAAGAGAATTATTACTTTGTTTCCTAA
- a CDS encoding type II toxin-antitoxin system RelE/ParE family toxin: MKLIYTNKTVKKQCTELRQAKKDFSEKVAVKLHQLINFLEAADSLASVTAFPKYHFHQLKGKRQGQFALDIDSRRSSYRLIVEFREEDLEKVFPSPVEIEILKIEEVSNHYE; this comes from the coding sequence ATGAAGCTTATCTATACAAACAAAACTGTTAAAAAGCAGTGCACAGAGCTGAGGCAGGCGAAAAAGGATTTTTCGGAAAAGGTTGCGGTAAAGTTGCATCAGTTGATTAACTTTTTGGAAGCGGCGGATTCTTTGGCTAGTGTGACGGCTTTTCCTAAGTATCACTTTCACCAACTTAAGGGAAAGAGACAAGGACAGTTTGCTTTGGATATAGATAGTCGAAGGAGTTCCTATCGGTTGATTGTAGAATTTCGTGAGGAGGATTTAGAAAAGGTGTTTCCAAGTCCCGTTGAAATCGAAATCCTAAAAATAGAGGAGGTCAGCAATCACTATGAGTAA
- a CDS encoding type I restriction-modification system subunit M — translation MIKETTQTYQSLYQALWNSADVLRSKMDANDYKSYLLGMVFYKYLSDKMLFFVAETMEEGSENLEAALEVYRNYYGDADTHEDLLEVLKGELNYSIKPELTFTALVARVNEGAFQLEDLAQGFRDIEQSDELYENLFEDIDLYSKKLGATPQKQNQTVAAVMKELAVLDVAGHAGDMLGDAYEYLIGQFATDSGKKAGEFYTPQPVAKLMTQIAFLGREDQLGFTIYDATMGSGSLLLNAKKYSHKPQTVVYFGQELNTSTYNLARMNMILHGVPVENQFLHNADTLDEDWPTQEPTNFDGVLMNPPYSAKWSANSGFLNDPRFSPFGKLAPQSKADFAFLLHGYYHLKQDNGVMAIVLPHGVLFRGNAEGTIRKALLEEGAIDTVIGLPANIFFNTSIPTTVIILKKNRTNRDVYFIDASKEFDKGKNQNIMTDAHIEKILEAYKSREEIDKFAHLASYEEIVENDYNLNIPRYVDTFEEEEVEPLTDIVSKINTTNQAIQNQTASLLEMLGQLHGTTPEADAELKKFLKEFEG, via the coding sequence ATGATTAAAGAAACAACACAAACTTACCAGTCGCTCTACCAAGCCCTGTGGAACTCAGCGGATGTTCTCCGCTCTAAGATGGATGCCAACGACTACAAGTCCTATCTTTTGGGCATGGTCTTTTACAAGTACCTGTCAGATAAGATGCTCTTTTTCGTGGCGGAGACTATGGAGGAGGGGAGTGAGAATCTAGAGGCTGCCCTTGAGGTCTATCGTAACTACTATGGGGATGCGGATACCCACGAGGATCTTCTTGAAGTTCTGAAGGGCGAACTCAACTATAGTATCAAGCCTGAGTTGACCTTTACGGCTCTGGTAGCACGTGTCAATGAGGGGGCTTTCCAGTTGGAAGATTTGGCTCAGGGTTTTCGAGATATTGAGCAGAGTGATGAACTCTATGAAAATCTCTTTGAAGATATTGACCTCTATTCCAAAAAGCTAGGGGCAACGCCGCAAAAGCAAAACCAAACGGTGGCAGCGGTTATGAAAGAGTTGGCTGTGCTAGATGTAGCTGGTCATGCTGGTGATATGCTGGGTGATGCTTATGAGTATCTGATTGGTCAGTTTGCGACTGACTCGGGTAAGAAGGCTGGTGAGTTCTATACACCTCAGCCTGTTGCCAAACTCATGACTCAGATTGCCTTTTTGGGGCGTGAGGATCAGCTAGGCTTTACCATCTATGATGCGACTATGGGTTCTGGCTCTCTCTTGCTCAACGCCAAGAAATATTCTCATAAACCGCAGACAGTGGTCTACTTTGGTCAGGAACTCAATACCTCGACCTATAACTTGGCTCGGATGAACATGATCCTACACGGTGTTCCTGTTGAGAATCAATTTCTCCACAATGCTGATACACTGGATGAAGACTGGCCGACTCAAGAACCGACTAACTTTGACGGTGTTCTCATGAATCCTCCCTACTCTGCCAAGTGGTCAGCTAATTCTGGCTTCCTGAATGATCCTCGTTTCTCTCCTTTTGGGAAACTAGCGCCTCAGTCCAAGGCTGACTTTGCCTTTCTCTTGCATGGTTACTACCATCTCAAACAGGATAATGGGGTCATGGCTATCGTCCTTCCCCACGGTGTGCTTTTCCGTGGGAATGCGGAAGGAACTATTCGGAAGGCCTTGCTAGAAGAAGGGGCCATTGACACGGTTATCGGTCTACCAGCCAATATCTTCTTTAATACCAGCATTCCGACCACGGTTATCATTCTCAAAAAGAACCGTACCAACCGTGATGTCTACTTTATCGATGCTTCTAAGGAGTTTGATAAAGGGAAAAATCAAAATATCATGACGGATGCTCATATCGAGAAGATTCTGGAAGCCTACAAGTCACGTGAGGAGATTGATAAGTTTGCCCATCTAGCAAGCTATGAAGAAATCGTCGAAAATGACTACAACCTCAATATCCCTCGCTATGTAGATACCTTTGAGGAAGAAGAAGTCGAACCACTGACAGACATCGTTAGCAAGATTAACACGACCAATCAAGCAATCCAAAACCAAACCGCTTCCCTACTCGAAATGCTCGGTCAACTACACGGAACCACACCAGAAGCCGATGCTGAACTCAAAAAGTTTTTGAAAGAATTTGAAGGGTGA
- a CDS encoding TIGR04141 family sporadically distributed protein produces MTKKLKTTQISLFLNNKSVEKFEDCLKDKFKYDEYPLNSVIGLEGKIFVHNSDPKLPSWQDELNQLSAKKIKFSKNVPNKAVVVVKFRNRFFSITYGYGRSMLNDLKIVRNFGLKVAANLIDKDKIRSMNITSIEDVIVSSQRQSSIYASQDIFDLDTRRNLLQSVSGAPSLESVASFLVGTDSLVASRKMNITDIKDSIGFYYDSYKKDDYKNNGFSWLDNILEVREKRLSSDLDNQLYVEMTKGNYPTIAPNTLLDWENIEGFFLTGTGKREKEFSIEIDSNAYFSTIRRRKNKSNSSNSSFISSLKRNKLVTKYKDTDEERIVGSLYSSLIFEIDYNKEKYILCYGSWYKINKEFFNTIKTEIDNIVDTELPIVSPASNGQNEGDFNKAFSTSHPDYYILDKEMYHGDSYGRSSVEVADIVTKDKKLIHVKKGGSSSKLSHLFSQGVVSATILAQDIKMKEFINEKCGCKILNLSETNNEFEIVFAIIDKRVTGGVKNSDILPFFSMVNLFNAIQQLKSMGFKYSILKIPVV; encoded by the coding sequence ATGACGAAAAAATTAAAAACTACTCAAATTTCTTTGTTTCTTAATAATAAATCAGTTGAAAAATTTGAAGATTGCCTAAAAGATAAGTTTAAATATGATGAATACCCATTAAATAGTGTGATTGGACTAGAGGGGAAAATATTTGTTCACAATTCAGATCCTAAATTACCTTCTTGGCAGGATGAGTTAAATCAACTATCAGCCAAAAAAATAAAGTTTTCAAAAAATGTTCCCAATAAAGCCGTGGTTGTAGTGAAGTTTAGAAATAGGTTTTTTAGTATAACTTATGGTTATGGCAGGTCAATGCTAAATGATTTAAAGATAGTTAGAAATTTTGGGTTGAAAGTAGCGGCTAATCTAATTGATAAAGATAAAATTAGAAGTATGAATATAACTAGTATCGAAGATGTCATAGTCTCATCCCAAAGACAAAGTTCGATTTACGCTTCTCAAGATATATTTGATCTAGATACTAGGAGAAATCTATTACAGTCTGTCTCAGGAGCGCCTTCTTTAGAGAGTGTAGCATCTTTTCTTGTAGGAACAGATAGTTTAGTAGCTAGTCGAAAGATGAATATAACTGATATTAAAGACAGTATTGGGTTTTATTATGATAGTTATAAAAAAGATGATTATAAAAACAATGGTTTTTCATGGCTTGATAATATTTTGGAAGTAAGAGAAAAAAGATTAAGTTCCGATTTAGATAATCAATTATACGTGGAGATGACAAAGGGGAACTATCCAACCATTGCTCCTAATACTTTACTTGATTGGGAGAATATAGAAGGCTTTTTTCTTACTGGAACTGGAAAAAGAGAAAAAGAGTTTTCAATTGAAATTGATTCGAATGCGTATTTCTCAACAATAAGAAGAAGAAAAAATAAATCAAATAGCTCAAATAGCTCTTTTATATCGTCTTTAAAACGGAATAAATTAGTTACCAAATATAAAGACACAGATGAGGAAAGAATAGTTGGAAGCTTATATTCATCATTAATTTTCGAAATAGATTATAACAAAGAAAAATATATTTTATGTTATGGCTCTTGGTATAAAATTAATAAAGAATTTTTTAATACTATAAAAACTGAAATTGATAATATTGTGGATACTGAGCTTCCAATTGTTTCTCCAGCTTCTAATGGACAGAATGAAGGAGATTTTAATAAAGCATTTTCTACAAGTCATCCAGATTACTATATATTGGATAAAGAAATGTATCATGGGGATAGCTATGGAAGAAGTAGTGTTGAAGTGGCAGATATTGTGACCAAAGACAAAAAGTTAATTCATGTAAAAAAAGGAGGTTCTTCGTCAAAATTAAGTCATTTATTTTCTCAGGGTGTTGTATCTGCCACTATTTTAGCTCAGGATATTAAAATGAAAGAATTCATTAATGAAAAGTGCGGTTGTAAAATACTGAATCTATCAGAGACAAATAATGAGTTTGAAATTGTATTTGCAATCATCGATAAACGAGTAACAGGAGGAGTAAAAAATTCTGATATATTACCATTCTTTTCAATGGTTAATTTATTCAATGCGATTCAACAATTAAAAAGCATGGGATTTAAATATTCAATTTTAAAAATTCCAGTAGTCTAA
- a CDS encoding restriction endonuclease subunit S, translated as MKLKENDNVPEIRFDYFKEEWDKKRFKNFTKLSQGLQIAISSRFLEAGKHRYFYITNEFLNPNSTKKYYIESPSENVICTVDDILMTRTGNTGKVITNISGAFHNNFFKVDYDKFETSKMFLYYLLTSNNIQKEIIIRAGNSTIPDLNHSDFYSIKTSVPILAEQSAIGSLFSTLDDLLASYKDNLANYQSLKATMLSKMFPKVGQTVPEIRLDGFEGEWEKGTIGEFGSFYYGKSAPKWSVADKATTPCVRYGELYTKFSTKIDKIYSYTSIPKENLKLSSGNEVLVPRVGENPLDFANCSWLSLKDVAIGEMISVYNTPKNPLFIAYYFNAKMKKEFAKRVEGGSVANLYYTYLENISISMPSLPEQQAIGTYFSNLDNLINSHQEKITQLEALKKKLLQDMFI; from the coding sequence ATGAAATTAAAAGAAAATGATAATGTGCCTGAAATTAGGTTCGATTATTTTAAGGAAGAATGGGATAAAAAGAGATTTAAAAACTTTACAAAATTATCTCAAGGTCTACAAATTGCAATTTCTAGTAGATTTTTAGAAGCTGGAAAACATAGATATTTTTATATTACAAATGAATTTTTAAATCCTAATTCTACAAAGAAATATTATATTGAATCTCCATCTGAGAATGTTATTTGCACTGTAGATGATATTTTAATGACTAGAACTGGAAATACAGGAAAAGTGATTACAAATATTTCTGGTGCATTTCATAACAATTTTTTTAAGGTTGATTATGATAAGTTTGAAACCTCTAAAATGTTTTTATATTATCTGTTAACATCAAATAATATTCAAAAAGAAATCATAATTAGAGCAGGAAACTCAACCATACCTGATTTAAATCATAGCGATTTTTACTCTATAAAAACTTCAGTTCCTATTCTAGCTGAACAATCCGCCATTGGCTCCCTCTTCAGCACTCTCGACGACCTTCTAGCAAGTTACAAGGATAATCTCGCCAACTACCAATCTCTCAAGGCAACAATGCTTTCCAAGATGTTTCCTAAAGTTGGACAGACAGTTCCTGAGATTCGTTTAGATGGATTTGAAGGTGAGTGGGAGAAAGGGACAATTGGAGAGTTTGGCTCTTTCTATTATGGAAAAAGTGCCCCGAAATGGTCGGTGGCTGATAAGGCAACAACACCGTGTGTACGTTATGGCGAGTTGTATACAAAATTCTCCACAAAAATAGATAAAATATACTCGTACACATCAATTCCTAAAGAAAATTTGAAATTGAGTTCTGGTAATGAGGTATTAGTACCTCGGGTTGGTGAAAATCCATTAGATTTTGCCAATTGTAGTTGGTTGTCACTGAAAGATGTTGCAATTGGTGAAATGATTTCCGTATATAATACACCTAAAAATCCGTTGTTTATCGCATATTATTTTAATGCAAAAATGAAAAAAGAGTTTGCCAAACGAGTTGAAGGTGGAAGTGTAGCGAATCTTTATTACACATACTTAGAGAATATTTCAATATCTATGCCATCTCTTCCTGAACAACAAGCTATCGGTACCTATTTCTCTAACCTCGATAACCTCATCAACTCTCATCAAGAAAAAATTACTCAGCTTGAGGCTTTGAAAAAGAAACTCTTGCAGGATATGTTTATATAA
- a CDS encoding DUF4393 domain-containing protein, protein MLDEEDFIKIGKEVIPNIYDDGAKPAIREIGQFIARPLKLINALFQPLDIWLLNKEYNIEKTKILLAERLKHVKPEELVSPEPHVAIPAIIALSYSMDSEELRNLYANLLSKAMVLGMKDKVHPSFVEIIKQLSPIDAIVFKEIMERPIKPIIDLYITDSDEISEVTTIENITWMDREYEVVLVSLANLVRLGLIEIPDGYNYNDDLNYSLVRSSSAYDIIFQKLNCQIKIQELLDHKVKERKKYIKLNALSETFYKICVCEL, encoded by the coding sequence ATGCTTGACGAAGAAGATTTTATTAAAATCGGTAAGGAAGTGATTCCGAATATTTATGATGATGGTGCCAAACCGGCTATAAGGGAAATAGGTCAATTTATTGCAAGACCTCTTAAATTGATTAATGCTCTTTTTCAGCCTTTAGATATATGGTTGCTGAATAAAGAATATAACATTGAAAAAACTAAAATACTTCTGGCAGAACGATTAAAGCATGTTAAGCCAGAGGAGTTGGTTAGTCCAGAACCGCATGTCGCGATACCAGCAATTATTGCACTCTCATATTCAATGGATAGTGAGGAACTTAGGAATTTATATGCAAATTTATTATCAAAAGCAATGGTATTAGGGATGAAGGATAAAGTGCATCCTTCGTTTGTTGAGATAATAAAACAACTAAGTCCTATAGATGCGATTGTTTTTAAAGAAATAATGGAGAGGCCAATTAAACCTATTATTGACTTATATATTACTGATAGTGATGAAATTTCTGAAGTTACTACAATCGAAAATATTACATGGATGGATAGAGAGTATGAAGTTGTTTTAGTTTCATTAGCAAATTTGGTTAGGTTAGGCTTGATTGAAATTCCTGATGGTTATAACTATAATGATGATTTAAATTATAGTTTAGTGCGCTCGTCCTCAGCGTATGATATAATATTTCAAAAATTGAATTGTCAAATAAAGATACAAGAGTTGCTTGATCATAAAGTTAAGGAAAGAAAAAAATATATAAAATTAAATGCTCTTTCGGAAACTTTTTATAAAATATGTGTTTGTGAATTATGA